In one Bosea sp. RAC05 genomic region, the following are encoded:
- a CDS encoding carboxypeptidase M32: MTAYANLSAHFGRAAALGNAIGILQWDNDVMMPKGAAGTRAESLALLRVMHHGLTTDARIGDWLAEAEVQDGLGPWERANLREIRRLWTVETALPADLVEASSKAISACEMRWRQARAESDFAGLLPYLAEVLTIQREIGRAKGEKLGLSPYDALLNDYEPGGRSAKIDALFDDLAAFLPGFTQEVLAVQARRPQTPDPEGPFAIEAQRALGLRMMAALGYDFERGRLDVSTHPFCGGADNDVRITTRYDEADFAKALMGVLHETGHALYEQGRPQGYLHQPVGQARGMSLHESQSLLVEMQACRSEEFIAYAAPLMREAFGGSGPAWETQALWRRYTKVEPGFIRVDADEVTYPAHVILRYRLEKALIADAMPLSELPAAWNAGMKDLLGVTVPHDRLGCLQDVHWPSGGWGYFPTYTLGAMTAAQIFEAACQAQPEILPGIGRGDFAPMLAWLRSHIHSQGCLLETDDLLTQATGRPLDASVFKAHLQRRYGG; encoded by the coding sequence ATGACCGCCTATGCGAACCTTTCCGCCCATTTCGGCCGGGCCGCCGCGCTCGGGAACGCCATCGGCATCCTGCAATGGGACAATGACGTGATGATGCCCAAGGGCGCGGCCGGCACACGAGCCGAGAGCCTGGCGCTGCTGCGGGTGATGCATCACGGGCTGACCACCGATGCCCGCATCGGCGACTGGCTGGCGGAGGCCGAGGTGCAGGACGGGCTCGGGCCCTGGGAGCGGGCCAATCTGCGCGAGATCCGGCGGCTCTGGACCGTCGAGACCGCCTTGCCGGCCGATCTCGTCGAGGCCTCCTCCAAGGCGATCTCGGCCTGCGAGATGCGCTGGCGGCAGGCGCGGGCAGAGAGCGATTTCGCCGGCCTGCTGCCGTATCTGGCCGAGGTTTTGACGATTCAGCGCGAGATCGGTCGGGCCAAGGGCGAGAAGCTGGGCTTGTCTCCTTACGACGCGCTGCTGAACGACTACGAACCGGGCGGGCGCTCGGCCAAGATCGATGCGCTCTTCGACGATCTCGCCGCCTTCCTGCCGGGCTTCACGCAAGAGGTGCTGGCGGTTCAGGCGCGGCGCCCGCAGACGCCCGATCCGGAAGGGCCCTTCGCGATCGAGGCGCAGCGGGCGCTCGGCCTCCGGATGATGGCGGCGCTCGGCTATGATTTCGAGCGCGGGCGGCTCGACGTTTCCACCCATCCGTTCTGCGGCGGCGCCGACAATGATGTCCGGATCACCACCCGTTATGACGAGGCCGATTTCGCCAAGGCGCTGATGGGCGTGCTGCACGAGACCGGGCATGCGCTCTATGAGCAGGGCCGGCCGCAGGGTTATCTCCATCAGCCGGTCGGCCAGGCCCGTGGCATGAGCCTGCATGAGAGCCAGTCGCTTCTGGTCGAGATGCAGGCCTGCCGCTCGGAAGAGTTCATCGCCTATGCCGCGCCGCTGATGCGCGAAGCCTTCGGAGGCTCCGGCCCGGCCTGGGAGACCCAGGCGCTGTGGCGGCGCTACACCAAGGTCGAGCCCGGTTTCATCCGCGTCGATGCCGATGAGGTGACCTATCCGGCCCATGTCATCCTGCGCTACCGGCTGGAAAAGGCGCTGATCGCCGACGCGATGCCGCTGTCGGAGCTTCCCGCCGCCTGGAACGCTGGGATGAAGGATCTGCTCGGCGTCACCGTTCCCCATGACCGCCTCGGCTGCCTGCAGGACGTGCATTGGCCGAGCGGCGGCTGGGGCTATTTCCCGACCTATACGCTGGGCGCCATGACCGCCGCCCAGATCTTCGAGGCCGCCTGCCAGGCCCAGCCCGAGATCCTGCCCGGCATCGGCCGGGGCGATTTTGCGCCGATGCTGGCCTGGCTGCGCAGCCATATCCACAGCCAGGGCTGCCTGCTGGAGACCGACGATCTGCTGACGCAGGCGACCGGCCGCCCGCTCGATGCCTCGGTGTTCAAGGCGCATCTCCAGCGGCGCTATGGCGGCTGA
- the thiO gene encoding glycine oxidase ThiO: MRVGIVGAGVVGLACAVELLGRGAEVEIFERGETAGAKACSWWAGGMLAPWCEGESAEEPVVRLGQEAASWWERHVEGVVRKGTLVVAPSRDRAELRRFASRTSHLVEIEAEAIAALEPDLAGRFGKALFFESEGHLDPRLALAGLAAKVIALGGRIHYGREVAPEDVAADAVLDCRGLAARGALPDLRGVKGEMLLLRTRDVTLSRPVRLLHPRIPLYVVPRADGIFMVGATMIEGGDRGAVTARSMLELLGGAYALHPAFGEAQIVEIGVDARPAFPDNLPRLTRRGRVIHVNGFYRHGFLLSPAMARLASDALLDPASIPERLHDVAA, encoded by the coding sequence CTGCGCGTCGGCATCGTCGGCGCCGGCGTCGTCGGCCTCGCCTGCGCGGTCGAACTGCTCGGGCGCGGCGCCGAGGTCGAGATTTTCGAGCGCGGCGAAACGGCCGGGGCCAAGGCCTGCTCCTGGTGGGCCGGCGGCATGCTGGCGCCCTGGTGCGAGGGCGAGAGCGCCGAGGAACCGGTGGTCCGGCTCGGCCAGGAGGCCGCCTCCTGGTGGGAGCGCCATGTCGAAGGCGTGGTCCGCAAGGGCACGCTCGTGGTCGCTCCCAGCCGTGATCGCGCCGAACTGCGCCGCTTCGCCAGCCGCACCTCCCATCTGGTCGAGATCGAGGCCGAGGCCATCGCCGCGCTCGAGCCCGATCTCGCCGGGCGCTTCGGCAAGGCGCTGTTCTTCGAGAGCGAGGGCCATCTCGATCCGCGCCTCGCGCTGGCAGGACTAGCGGCGAAGGTGATCGCGCTTGGCGGGCGCATCCATTACGGCCGCGAGGTCGCGCCCGAGGACGTCGCGGCTGACGCGGTGCTGGATTGTCGCGGGCTCGCCGCCCGCGGGGCGCTGCCCGATCTGCGCGGCGTCAAGGGCGAGATGCTGCTGCTGCGCACCCGCGACGTCACCCTGTCGCGTCCCGTTCGGCTGCTGCATCCGCGCATCCCGCTCTATGTCGTGCCGCGGGCGGACGGCATCTTCATGGTTGGCGCGACGATGATCGAGGGCGGCGACCGCGGCGCCGTCACCGCGCGTTCGATGCTGGAACTGCTCGGCGGCGCCTATGCGCTGCATCCGGCCTTCGGCGAGGCGCAGATCGTCGAGATCGGCGTCGATGCGCGCCCAGCTTTCCCCGACAACCTGCCGCGCTTGACGCGCCGCGGCCGGGTGATCCATGTCAATGGCTTCTATCGGCACGGTTTTCTGCTGAGCCCCGCGATGGCGCGGCTGGCGTCGGACGCCCTGCTCGATCCCGCCAGCATCCCGGAGAGGCTTCATGACGTTGCTGCTTAA
- a CDS encoding DUF3616 domain-containing protein, protein MLGATVLIGLCVALAPAASTQTAEPPAIRPSAGPLEAGDGFAFASKPKKTRQSLSGIACPPLPVGAPRLCLAVFDEGGEARYLTLEGAALRPQGERIVLLPGKVELDAEAAATDGRFYYVAGSHSAKRSDCKSNPESRHLIRFGLDPKTGRAVLDGSGRPKDIADKDALWRLMGTLPGLKPHVGDGMCLGTVPPGRNGVNIEGLAVKGERLFVGFRGPVAKDGAKVLSVDKKALFESGPADPKLFTLPLGPGRSVRDLVAVGDGLLILAGPDDDKANEGRGFAVLHWTGADETIRPLASLDLGGVTLRGCDEEIKPEAIAVLSDEPGRPYEALILSDGLCDGGALRFGIPR, encoded by the coding sequence ATGCTTGGGGCCACCGTGCTGATCGGGCTGTGCGTCGCGCTCGCGCCAGCCGCTTCGACACAGACGGCGGAGCCACCGGCGATCCGGCCGAGTGCCGGCCCGCTCGAGGCTGGCGACGGTTTCGCCTTCGCCAGCAAGCCGAAGAAGACGCGGCAGTCGCTGAGCGGGATCGCCTGTCCGCCCCTCCCCGTAGGCGCCCCGCGTCTGTGCCTGGCGGTTTTCGACGAAGGCGGCGAGGCGCGCTACCTGACGCTGGAGGGCGCCGCCCTGCGTCCCCAGGGCGAGCGGATCGTGCTGCTGCCGGGCAAGGTCGAGCTCGACGCGGAGGCGGCGGCGACCGACGGGCGCTTCTACTACGTCGCGGGATCGCACAGCGCCAAGCGCAGCGACTGCAAGAGCAATCCGGAGAGCCGCCATCTCATCCGCTTCGGGCTCGACCCGAAGACCGGGCGCGCCGTTCTCGACGGCTCCGGCCGGCCGAAGGACATCGCCGACAAGGACGCCCTGTGGCGCCTGATGGGCACTCTCCCCGGCCTCAAGCCGCATGTCGGCGACGGCATGTGCCTCGGCACGGTTCCGCCCGGCCGCAACGGCGTGAACATCGAGGGGCTGGCGGTGAAGGGCGAGCGGCTCTTCGTCGGCTTCCGGGGGCCGGTCGCCAAGGACGGTGCCAAGGTCCTGTCGGTCGACAAGAAGGCCCTGTTCGAGAGTGGTCCGGCCGATCCGAAGCTGTTCACGCTTCCGCTTGGGCCGGGACGCTCGGTGCGCGATCTCGTGGCCGTCGGCGACGGCCTCCTGATCCTGGCCGGGCCGGACGACGACAAGGCGAATGAGGGCCGCGGCTTTGCGGTGCTGCACTGGACGGGCGCGGACGAGACCATCCGGCCGCTGGCGAGCCTCGATCTCGGCGGCGTCACGCTGCGCGGCTGCGACGAGGAGATCAAGCCGGAGGCGATCGCCGTGCTCTCGGACGAGCCGGGGCGTCCCTATGAGGCGCTGATCCTGTCGGACGGGCTGTGCGACGGCGGCGCGCTGCGCTTCGGCATTCCCCGCTGA
- the thiS gene encoding sulfur carrier protein ThiS, with amino-acid sequence MTLLLNGEPREVAATTLEQALAELGYAGKIVATAVNGDFVPARKRETVTLAEGDRIEVVAPMQGG; translated from the coding sequence ATGACGTTGCTGCTTAACGGCGAGCCGCGCGAGGTCGCCGCCACCACGCTCGAGCAGGCGCTGGCCGAGCTCGGCTATGCCGGCAAGATCGTGGCCACCGCGGTGAACGGCGACTTCGTTCCGGCCCGCAAGCGCGAGACCGTGACGCTGGCGGAGGGCGACCGGATCGAGGTCGTCGCCCCGATGCAGGGCGGCTGA
- a CDS encoding thiamine phosphate synthase gives MKASTVKLDPFYPIFDSADWLARMLPLGVRLVQLRVKDRSEAETGREIARAKTLCAEAGCVLVVNDYWRLAIEEGCDFVHLGQEDLDGADLAAIRKAGMRLGVSSHDKAELERALGTQPDYIALGPVYPTILKAMKWAPQGLERVTEWKRRLGDIPLVGIGGVSLERAPGVFEAGADIVSAVTDITLNADPEARLKAWIAATRSRAA, from the coding sequence ATGAAAGCATCCACCGTGAAGCTCGACCCGTTTTATCCGATCTTCGACAGCGCCGACTGGCTCGCCCGCATGCTGCCGCTCGGCGTCAGGCTGGTGCAGCTGCGCGTCAAGGACCGGAGCGAAGCCGAGACCGGCCGCGAGATCGCCCGCGCGAAGACGCTCTGCGCAGAAGCCGGCTGCGTGCTGGTCGTGAACGATTACTGGCGGCTCGCCATCGAGGAGGGCTGCGACTTCGTCCATCTCGGCCAGGAGGATCTCGACGGCGCCGATCTCGCCGCCATCCGCAAGGCCGGGATGCGGCTCGGTGTCAGCAGCCATGACAAGGCCGAACTGGAGCGTGCGCTTGGCACGCAGCCGGACTATATCGCGCTCGGCCCGGTCTATCCGACCATCCTGAAGGCGATGAAATGGGCGCCGCAAGGGCTTGAGCGCGTCACCGAGTGGAAGCGCCGCCTCGGTGACATCCCGCTCGTCGGCATCGGCGGTGTCTCGCTGGAGCGCGCGCCGGGCGTCTTCGAAGCGGGCGCCGACATCGTCTCGGCGGTCACCGACATCACGCTGAACGCCGATCCGGAAGCGCGGCTGAAGGCCTGGATCGCGGCGACGCGCAGTCGCGCCGCCTAA
- a CDS encoding SelT/SelW/SelH family protein yields the protein MTETAARPLPRITITYCSMCQWMLRAAWLGQELLSTFGQDLGEVALIPRTGGIFQIHYEGELIWDRKSEGGFPDSKVLKQRVRDRLDPERSLGHVDGHAAAESV from the coding sequence ATGACCGAGACCGCCGCCCGCCCCCTGCCCCGGATCACCATCACCTATTGCTCGATGTGCCAGTGGATGCTGCGCGCCGCCTGGCTCGGCCAGGAGCTGCTCTCGACCTTCGGGCAGGATCTCGGCGAGGTCGCGCTGATCCCGCGCACCGGCGGCATCTTCCAGATCCATTACGAGGGCGAGCTGATCTGGGACCGCAAGAGCGAGGGCGGCTTCCCCGATTCCAAGGTGCTGAAGCAGCGCGTCCGCGACCGGCTCGATCCCGAGCGCAGCCTCGGCCATGTCGACGGGCATGCGGCGGCGGAGAGCGTTTGA
- a CDS encoding thiazole synthase, which translates to MASFYGFEPKSRLFLGTAQYPSPAILAEAVKASGVEIVTVSLRREAGEGGAGQAFWSLIRDLGVRVLPNTAGCHGVKEAVTTAQMAREVFGTNWIKLEVIGEDDTLQPDVVGLIEAARILTNDGFEVFPYTTEDLVVGGRLLDAGCEVLMPWGAPIGSGRGLNNVYGLRSMRAHFPGIPLVVDAGIGLPSHAAQAMELGYDAILLNTAVAKAGDPVLMAQAFAKAIEAGHQAFQAQPIEARDMAAPSTPVMGKAFLS; encoded by the coding sequence ATGGCGAGCTTCTATGGTTTCGAGCCGAAGAGCCGGCTCTTCCTCGGCACGGCGCAATACCCGTCCCCCGCCATCCTGGCGGAGGCGGTGAAGGCGTCGGGCGTCGAGATCGTCACCGTCTCGCTGCGGCGCGAGGCGGGCGAGGGCGGGGCAGGGCAGGCCTTCTGGTCGCTGATCCGCGATCTCGGCGTGCGCGTGCTGCCCAACACGGCCGGCTGCCACGGCGTCAAGGAAGCCGTCACCACCGCCCAGATGGCGCGCGAGGTCTTCGGCACGAACTGGATCAAGCTCGAGGTCATCGGCGAGGACGACACGCTCCAGCCCGATGTCGTCGGGCTGATCGAGGCGGCGCGCATCCTCACGAACGATGGCTTCGAGGTCTTCCCCTACACCACCGAGGATCTCGTCGTCGGTGGCCGCCTGCTCGATGCCGGCTGCGAGGTGCTGATGCCCTGGGGCGCGCCGATCGGCTCGGGGCGTGGACTCAACAATGTCTACGGCCTGCGCAGCATGCGCGCGCATTTCCCCGGCATCCCGCTGGTGGTCGATGCCGGCATCGGCCTGCCATCCCACGCCGCCCAGGCGATGGAGCTGGGCTATGACGCGATCCTGCTCAACACCGCGGTGGCCAAGGCGGGCGATCCGGTGCTGATGGCGCAGGCTTTCGCGAAGGCAATCGAGGCCGGCCACCAGGCCTTCCAGGCGCAGCCGATCGAGGCGCGCGACATGGCCGCGCCCTCGACCCCGGTCATGGGCAAGGCGTTCCTCTCATGA
- a CDS encoding MarR family winged helix-turn-helix transcriptional regulator, translated as MERPLRRELMFQMVETARLMRTHVDQRAREHGTTRAQWGVLSRLRRREGQNQVAMAEQLDMQPISVARLIDRLEGQGLVERRADPADRRAHLLYLTPQGRALVEGLDALRTEIAAELLGGVEDEALRATLDTLATIRSRIRDGRRERQAGPAVPTAATAGAA; from the coding sequence ATGGAGCGGCCCCTTCGGCGCGAGCTGATGTTCCAGATGGTCGAGACGGCGCGGCTGATGCGCACCCATGTCGACCAGCGTGCCCGCGAGCACGGCACCACCCGCGCGCAATGGGGCGTCCTCTCGCGGCTGCGCCGCCGCGAGGGCCAGAACCAGGTCGCGATGGCCGAGCAGCTCGACATGCAGCCGATCTCGGTGGCGCGGCTGATCGATCGGCTCGAGGGGCAGGGGCTCGTCGAGCGCCGGGCCGATCCCGCCGACCGACGCGCCCACCTGCTTTACCTGACGCCACAGGGGCGGGCGCTGGTCGAGGGGCTGGACGCGCTGCGCACCGAGATCGCCGCCGAATTGCTCGGTGGCGTCGAGGACGAGGCCCTGCGCGCCACGCTCGACACGCTGGCCACCATCCGCAGCCGCATCCGCGACGGCCGGCGTGAACGCCAGGCCGGACCCGCCGTTCCAACCGCCGCCACCGCCGGCGCAGCCTGA
- a CDS encoding NADH:flavin oxidoreductase/NADH oxidase, which translates to MSQLFSPFQIGGLTLANRIVIAPMCQYSAENGHTTDWHTIHLGNLSHSGAGLLIIEATAVEPAGRISPQDVGLWDDGTEAALARTMKAVRAHSDMPIAIQLAHAGRKASVAQPWHGGGQLALDAGGWQTIAPSPVAFDGHARQPRALTSDDIARLCEQFAEAARRSVRLGFAAIELHAAHGYLMHQFLSPLSNKREDDFGGSLENRMRFPLAAFEAVKAVVTADYPVGVRLSATDWVPGGWDLEQTLAFSQALKARGADFIHVSSGGNSGAQQIPLGPNYQVPFARAVKQATGLPTIAVGLITEAEQAEAIVGTGDADLVGIARGILYDPRWPWHAAAQLGATVKVPNQYLRSQPRQFKTLFG; encoded by the coding sequence ATGAGCCAGCTCTTCAGCCCCTTCCAAATCGGCGGCTTGACCCTCGCCAACCGCATCGTGATCGCGCCGATGTGCCAGTATTCGGCCGAGAACGGCCACACGACCGACTGGCATACGATCCATCTCGGTAATCTCTCGCATTCGGGCGCCGGCCTGCTGATCATCGAGGCGACGGCCGTTGAGCCGGCCGGGCGCATCAGCCCGCAGGATGTCGGGCTCTGGGACGACGGCACGGAGGCCGCGCTGGCCCGGACGATGAAGGCCGTACGCGCTCATTCCGACATGCCGATCGCGATCCAGCTCGCCCATGCGGGCCGCAAGGCGTCCGTTGCGCAGCCCTGGCATGGCGGCGGTCAGCTCGCGCTGGATGCCGGCGGCTGGCAGACGATCGCCCCCTCCCCGGTTGCCTTCGACGGCCATGCACGCCAGCCCCGCGCGCTGACGAGCGACGACATCGCCAGGCTCTGCGAGCAGTTCGCGGAAGCGGCCCGGCGCTCGGTGCGGCTGGGCTTCGCCGCGATCGAGCTCCACGCTGCCCATGGCTATCTGATGCACCAGTTCCTCTCGCCGCTCTCCAACAAGCGCGAGGATGATTTCGGCGGTTCGCTGGAGAACCGGATGCGCTTCCCGCTCGCCGCCTTCGAGGCGGTGAAGGCCGTGGTCACCGCCGACTACCCGGTCGGCGTGCGGCTGTCGGCGACCGACTGGGTGCCGGGTGGCTGGGACCTCGAGCAGACGCTCGCTTTTTCGCAGGCGCTGAAGGCACGCGGGGCCGATTTCATCCATGTCTCCAGCGGCGGCAATTCCGGCGCGCAGCAGATCCCGCTCGGTCCGAACTACCAGGTGCCCTTCGCGCGGGCGGTGAAGCAGGCGACCGGCCTGCCGACCATCGCGGTCGGGCTGATCACCGAGGCCGAGCAGGCGGAGGCGATCGTCGGCACGGGCGACGCCGATCTCGTCGGCATCGCGCGCGGCATCCTCTACGATCCGCGCTGGCCCTGGCATGCCGCCGCTCAGCTCGGCGCCACGGTCAAGGTGCCCAACCAGTATCTCCGCTCGCAGCCGCGGCAGTTCAAGACGCTGTTCGGCTGA
- a CDS encoding mandelate racemase/muconate lactonizing enzyme family protein, with amino-acid sequence MRIARIEPFILHIPVTGGSIADSTHRISHWGVVGTKIVTEEGLEGYGFTGTHADLPSDRLITACIRDCYAPLLVGEDASESNRLWLKLARHPALQWVGRAGITQLALAAVDVALWDLKAKKAGVPLWHLLGGASKPRLEAYNTDIGWLSIPKDQLIEGCRRAVEQDGFHRIKVKVGHADPGIDIGRLEAVRRAVGPHVSLAIDGNGKWDLPTCKRFCARAEPLDIFWFEEPLWYDDVGSHAALARDTSIPVALGEQLYSLDAFRAFIAADAIHYVQPDVTRLGGITEYIQVADLALASRLPVAPHAGEMSQVHVHLAYWHQATPVLEYIPWIKDAFEEPANVVDGCFLKPQRPGAGTTPTNDAFARFAKPLG; translated from the coding sequence ATGCGCATCGCCAGAATCGAACCCTTCATCCTGCATATCCCCGTCACCGGCGGGTCGATCGCCGATTCGACGCATCGGATCAGCCATTGGGGCGTCGTCGGCACCAAGATCGTCACGGAGGAGGGGCTGGAGGGCTATGGTTTCACCGGCACCCATGCCGATCTGCCCTCCGACCGGCTGATCACCGCCTGCATCCGCGATTGCTACGCCCCGCTGCTGGTCGGCGAGGATGCCTCGGAGAGCAACCGGCTCTGGCTCAAGCTCGCCCGGCACCCGGCCCTGCAATGGGTCGGTCGCGCCGGCATCACCCAGCTCGCGCTCGCTGCGGTGGATGTCGCGCTCTGGGATCTCAAGGCGAAGAAGGCCGGCGTGCCGCTCTGGCACCTGCTCGGTGGCGCCAGCAAGCCGAGGCTCGAGGCCTACAACACCGATATCGGCTGGCTCTCGATCCCGAAGGACCAACTGATCGAGGGCTGCCGGAGGGCCGTCGAGCAGGACGGCTTTCACCGCATCAAGGTCAAGGTCGGCCATGCCGATCCCGGCATCGACATCGGCCGGCTCGAGGCGGTGCGGCGGGCGGTCGGCCCGCATGTTTCGCTCGCCATCGACGGCAACGGCAAATGGGATCTGCCGACCTGCAAGCGCTTCTGCGCCCGGGCCGAGCCGCTCGACATCTTCTGGTTCGAGGAGCCGCTCTGGTATGACGATGTCGGCTCGCATGCCGCGCTCGCCCGCGACACGTCGATCCCCGTCGCACTCGGCGAGCAGCTCTATTCGCTGGACGCCTTCCGCGCCTTCATCGCGGCGGATGCGATCCACTATGTCCAGCCCGATGTGACCCGGCTCGGCGGCATCACCGAATACATCCAGGTCGCCGATCTCGCTCTGGCGAGCCGCCTGCCGGTTGCGCCCCATGCCGGCGAGATGAGCCAGGTCCATGTCCATCTCGCCTATTGGCACCAGGCGACGCCGGTCCTCGAATACATCCCCTGGATCAAGGACGCCTTCGAGGAGCCGGCCAACGTCGTCGATGGCTGCTTCCTGAAACCCCAGCGGCCGGGCGCCGGCACGACACCGACGAACGACGCCTTCGCTCGCTTCGCCAAGCCGCTGGGCTGA
- a CDS encoding efflux RND transporter periplasmic adaptor subunit — MKRKTFLAIAGLAAVGLAGGHWLATSRGAVDPTDGARSARAGRGGDGAPAAVVTAMAERADMPVRKRAIGFVETPASVVIKSRIDSQIVEQHVVDGQFVRKGDLLFTLDDRDIRAQIDRDEAAIARDEATHRRTEADLARYQQLLARNAGTQQALDQATADERSSAATILADKAALEADRLKLSYARITAPIDGRAGAVQVTPGNLVAAGTSGASLVTITQMRPLRVGFALPERDLPVLQGALASGRPVAVAARIPDSGRPAVTGTLNFVDSAVDMSSGTITAKALFANDDLALWPGQFVDVEIAADTLKDVVVVPTVAVQAGQKGPYVFVARPDQTVSLRPVTVALADGDRTALTAGVEPGERVVVDGQQRLKEGARFREPQPPQTPPAAPMPAPVAQGDRS; from the coding sequence ATGAAGCGCAAGACCTTCCTCGCCATTGCAGGCCTCGCCGCCGTCGGGCTCGCCGGCGGCCATTGGCTCGCCACCTCGCGCGGCGCGGTCGATCCCACGGACGGCGCCCGCAGCGCCCGCGCCGGACGGGGCGGTGACGGCGCGCCGGCGGCGGTCGTGACCGCCATGGCCGAGCGGGCCGACATGCCGGTCCGCAAGCGCGCCATCGGCTTCGTCGAGACACCGGCCAGCGTGGTGATCAAGTCGCGCATCGACAGCCAGATCGTCGAGCAGCATGTCGTCGACGGCCAGTTCGTCCGCAAGGGCGATCTGCTCTTCACCCTCGACGACCGCGACATCCGGGCCCAGATCGACAGGGACGAGGCCGCCATCGCCCGCGACGAGGCCACTCACCGGCGAACCGAGGCCGATCTGGCGCGCTATCAGCAGCTCTTGGCGCGCAATGCCGGCACCCAGCAGGCGCTCGACCAGGCCACCGCCGACGAGCGCTCATCCGCCGCCACCATCCTCGCCGACAAGGCGGCGCTGGAGGCCGACCGGCTGAAGCTGAGCTATGCCCGCATCACCGCCCCGATCGACGGACGGGCCGGCGCGGTGCAGGTGACGCCGGGCAATCTCGTCGCCGCCGGCACCTCCGGCGCCAGCCTCGTGACGATCACGCAGATGAGGCCGCTGCGCGTCGGCTTCGCCCTCCCGGAGCGCGATCTTCCGGTCTTGCAGGGCGCGCTCGCCTCGGGCCGGCCGGTTGCGGTCGCCGCGCGCATCCCCGACAGCGGCCGCCCGGCCGTGACGGGAACGCTCAACTTCGTCGATTCCGCCGTCGACATGAGCTCCGGCACGATCACCGCCAAGGCGCTCTTCGCCAATGACGACCTTGCGCTCTGGCCCGGCCAGTTCGTCGATGTCGAGATTGCCGCCGACACGCTGAAGGACGTCGTCGTGGTGCCCACCGTCGCGGTCCAGGCCGGGCAAAAGGGGCCTTACGTCTTCGTCGCCCGGCCGGACCAGACCGTCTCGCTGCGCCCGGTCACCGTCGCCCTCGCCGATGGCGACCGCACGGCGCTGACCGCCGGCGTCGAGCCTGGCGAGCGCGTCGTCGTCGATGGCCAGCAGCGGCTGAAGGAGGGCGCCCGCTTCCGTGAGCCGCAGCCGCCGCAGACCCCGCCGGCCGCGCCCATGCCGGCCCCCGTCGCCCAGGGAGACCGCTCATGA